Proteins co-encoded in one Salvia splendens isolate huo1 chromosome 4, SspV2, whole genome shotgun sequence genomic window:
- the LOC121800980 gene encoding protein FAR1-RELATED SEQUENCE 5-like, with protein MDDSSNPSHTTEFSLEAGNKRGTTSTKNINDNHGSIFDELQSPVCGSLFDSDSESSEDEELEPVSYIPECPSQMKPHIGQVFHTLDDATVFYNKYARQFEERHNHDMVQLRHKRFMRLNHNIDLVHQKFIADCASANIGPTLTFNLLSEVLGGLDYVGCTIVEVRNYRRDLRAYVDIADAQMVLNDMKRKNEICSSFTYDLEVLYDFCTIHGQRQSWQPVTLGAGLLSKENAPSFEWLFERFVKCMGVAPKLIITDQDLGMKVAVNSVLVDTRHRWCMWHIMFKVVEKLPKNQLHNEDLKKEFNKCVWLELIDPEEFKETWHEIMEKYGLTNNEWFATMFANRKFWVPAYFRDFPMSSLIKTTSVSESQNSFFKRYTKSRCNLVEFLMNYNNALDAQRSNSNRFEYHDSNTTPMLKTNSALERHASTIYSDGGFKATQEEIEVAIDICTMVKTSIEDDTEIYVINDKFSKDWSVSYSVSGDSYVLRIKKSKMVPDHLHGGNWLKSNFVKPVHCGFVDDIEKALIIDVAAQEWRDMHVSSCDALVVKAFMTDYCIHQS; from the exons ATGGACGACTCGAGCAATCCTTCTCACACAACTGAATTTTCTCTCGAAGCAGGAAACAAACGTGGAACTACTTCTACAAAAAATATTAACGACAATCATGGGTCAATATTCGATGAGTTACAATCTCCGGTTTGCGGCTCACTTTTTGATTCTGACTCCGAATCATCCGAGGATGAAGAACTAGAGCCAG tGTCATACATCCCTGAATGTCCTTCCCAAATGAAGCCACATATTGGCCAGGTTTTTCATACCTTGGATGATGCTACAGTCTTCTATAATAAATATGCACGACAG TTTGAAGAGCGACATAATCACGATATGGTTCAATTACGTCATAAGCGATTTATGAGGCTCAATCACAATATCGACCTTGTGCATCAGAAATTCATAGCAGATTGCGCAAGTGCAAATATCGGTCCCACGTTAACTTTTAATCTGCTTAGCGAGGTCTTAGGTGGTTTGGATTACGTCGGATGCACCATTGTCGAGGTTCGCAACTATAGGCGTGATCTAAGAGCATATGTGGATATTGCTGATGCGCAAATGGTATTGAATGATATGAAGCGGAAGAATGAGATATGTTCGTCGTTCACCTACGACCTTGAG GTATTGTATGATTTTTGCACCATTCACGGGCAAAGACAATCATGGCAGCCCGTTACACTTGGTGCAGGATTGTTATCGAAAGAGAATGCTCCTTCTTTCGAATGGTTGTTCGAAAGGTTTGTTAAATGCATGGGCGTTGCTCCCAAATTGATCATTACTGATCAGGATTTGGGAATGAAGGTGGCTGTCAATAGTGTTCTAGTTGATACAAGACATCGATGGTGCATGTGGCACATCATGTTTAAGGTCGTTGAAAAATTGCCCAAGAATCAGCTCCACAATGAGGATTTAAAGAAGGAGTTTAATAAATGTGTGTGGTTGGAGTTGATAGATCCTGAAGAATTCAAAGAAACCTGGCATGAAATTATGGAAAAATACGGCCTTACAAACAACGAGTGGTTTGCGACAATGTTTGCCAATCGAAAATTCTGG GTTCCAGCCTACTTCAGAGATTTTCCAATGAGTTCATTGATTAAGACCACCTCTGTATCCGAGTCTCAGAACAGTTTCTTCAAGAGGTACACCAAGTCTCGATGTAATCTAGTCGAGTTTCTTATGAATTACAACAATGCGTTGGATGCCCAAAGGAGCAATAGTAACAGGTTTGAATATCATGACTCCAACACGACCCCAATGTTGAAAACAAATTCTGCACTTGAGAGGCACGCGTCAACAATCTACAGTGACGGTGGGTTTAAGGCAACTCAGGAAGAGATTGAGGTAGCAATTGATATTTGCACCATGGTAAAGACTTCAATCGAGGATGACACTGAAATATATGTAATCAATGACAAGTTCTCTAAGGACTGGTCCGTGTCTTATTCCGTCTCTGGCGATTCATAT GTATTACGAATCAAAAAATCGAAGATGGTTCCTGATCACTTACATGGAGGAAATTGGTTGAAGTCTAATTTTGTTAAGCCTGTTCATTGTGGTTTTGTTGACGATATTGAAAAAGCTCTCATTATCGATGTGGCAGCACAAGAATGGAGGGATATGCATG TATCTAGTTGTGATGCGCTTGTTGTTAAGGCATTCATGACTGATTATTGCATTCATCAAAGTTGA